From Halostagnicola kamekurae, the proteins below share one genomic window:
- a CDS encoding creatininase family protein, whose product MHLERATWTEIDAVETDLALLPIGSTEQHGPHAPLGTDTLNAEVVADAAAERYEGSVAVAPAVPVGIAAEHRQFTGTLWASESTFKSYVRDIVESLAHHGFDRIVLVNGHGGNTSALREVAGQITRSDDAYAAPFTWFDEVGEHSSRMGHGGPLETALVQHANPGAIREDRLEEAAENGSDRWGDWQGRVNLAFDSAEFTENGVVGDPREASAELGEELLDAAADALIALLKTVADRDLDRPAHR is encoded by the coding sequence ATGCATCTCGAGCGAGCGACGTGGACGGAGATAGACGCGGTCGAAACGGACCTCGCACTGCTCCCGATCGGGAGCACGGAGCAACACGGTCCGCACGCACCGCTGGGAACTGACACGCTCAACGCCGAGGTGGTCGCGGACGCGGCCGCGGAGCGGTACGAGGGGTCGGTCGCGGTCGCGCCCGCGGTCCCCGTCGGTATCGCTGCGGAACACCGGCAGTTCACCGGCACGCTCTGGGCCTCGGAGTCGACGTTCAAGTCGTATGTCCGCGATATCGTCGAGAGCCTCGCCCACCACGGATTCGATCGAATCGTTCTCGTCAACGGACACGGCGGGAATACGAGCGCCCTCCGGGAGGTCGCCGGTCAGATCACTCGATCCGACGACGCCTACGCCGCGCCGTTCACGTGGTTCGACGAGGTCGGCGAACACAGCTCCCGTATGGGCCACGGCGGGCCGCTCGAGACGGCGCTGGTACAGCACGCGAATCCAGGAGCCATCCGCGAGGACCGCCTCGAGGAAGCCGCCGAGAACGGAAGCGATCGCTGGGGCGACTGGCAAGGACGGGTCAATCTCGCGTTCGACTCGGCCGAGTTCACCGAGAACGGCGTCGTCGGCGATCCGCGCGAGGCGAGCGCAGAACTGGGCGAAGAGCTGCTCGACGCGGCGGCCGACGCGCTGATAGCGTTGCTGAAGACCGTCGCTGACCGGGATCTCGACCGTCCCGCCCACCGGTGA
- a CDS encoding bifunctional methylenetetrahydrofolate dehydrogenase/methenyltetrahydrofolate cyclohydrolase, whose translation MTQIIDGNEIADRITADLEPCLETLADAGVTPGLATVLMSDDGASETYVSMKRRACNDLGIESIHHELDPDAPADALFDRIDELNGDPAVHGILVQLPLPNHVDRQAVLERIDPRKDVDGFHPENVGRLVTGAPRFKPCTPHGIQKLLEAEDVETEGADVVVVGRSNIVGKPMANLLVQKSDTGNATVTVCHSRTDDLVAKTRDADIVVAAAGVPELIDGSMLSPGTTVVDVGVNRVDVSERRSEDSQTESDQSDTEKGYELVGDVEFESAKEKADAITPVPGGVGPLTITMLLYNTIKAASLRADVDVSLP comes from the coding sequence ATGACACAGATTATCGACGGAAACGAGATTGCGGATCGTATCACTGCAGACCTAGAACCGTGCCTCGAGACACTCGCGGACGCCGGCGTGACGCCGGGACTGGCGACGGTCCTGATGAGCGACGACGGTGCGAGCGAGACCTACGTCTCGATGAAGCGGCGGGCCTGCAACGACCTCGGGATCGAGAGCATCCACCACGAACTCGATCCGGACGCGCCCGCCGACGCGCTGTTCGATCGGATCGACGAACTGAACGGCGATCCGGCGGTCCACGGGATCCTCGTGCAGTTACCGCTCCCGAATCACGTCGACCGACAAGCCGTCCTCGAGCGGATCGATCCGCGGAAGGACGTCGACGGGTTTCACCCAGAGAACGTCGGTCGATTGGTCACCGGGGCGCCGCGGTTCAAGCCGTGTACGCCCCACGGCATCCAGAAACTGCTCGAGGCGGAGGACGTCGAGACCGAGGGTGCGGACGTCGTCGTCGTCGGCCGGTCGAACATCGTCGGGAAACCGATGGCGAATCTCCTCGTCCAGAAGTCCGATACCGGGAACGCGACGGTGACGGTCTGTCACTCGCGCACGGACGATCTCGTGGCGAAGACGCGAGACGCGGACATCGTCGTCGCGGCCGCCGGCGTTCCGGAACTGATCGATGGCTCGATGCTCTCGCCGGGAACGACCGTGGTTGACGTCGGCGTCAACCGCGTCGACGTCTCCGAACGACGTTCGGAGGACAGTCAGACGGAGTCTGACCAGTCGGATACGGAGAAGGGGTACGAACTCGTCGGTGATGTCGAGTTCGAGAGCGCGAAGGAGAAGGCCGACGCGATCACGCCGGTCCCTGGCGGCGTCGGGCCGCTCACGATCACGATGCTCCTCTACAATACGATCAAGGCGGCGAGTCTGCGAGCTGACGTCGACGTATCGCTCCCGTGA
- the ilvA gene encoding threonine ammonia-lyase, which translates to MSEFHDGESLVRYADIERARDRLDDETVVKRTPVERSTSLGEMVDAEVYLKMEHLQWTGSFKTRGAYNKISRAVDDGADEFVAASAGNHAQGVALAATNCGADSTIVMPTHAPQAKIDATRSYGATVELVGQDFQEAMTYAQEYAADNDVEFVHAYDDPLIVAGQGTLGIEIHEDCPDVDTVVVPIGGGGLISGVATALERLSPETRVVGVQAEGAATVHESLDKGIPVTLDEVDTIADGIATGGISDLTLGLIEDHVDVVVTVSDAEIANALLLLLERAKQVVEGAAAASVAAVLSDQLDVSGETVMPVLGGGNLDMTMLQTILIHALTERGQILRLRVRIDDMPGKMDVISGVIADHGANIQTVRHDRAVEDLTVGEAYLVFQIETSGAEHAATIIDAIEEEGYVVEDINRK; encoded by the coding sequence ATGAGCGAATTTCACGACGGAGAATCGTTAGTTCGGTACGCGGACATTGAACGAGCACGCGACCGCCTCGACGACGAGACGGTCGTCAAGCGGACACCAGTCGAGCGGAGCACGTCGCTCGGCGAGATGGTCGACGCGGAGGTGTATCTGAAGATGGAGCACCTCCAGTGGACCGGCTCGTTCAAGACCCGTGGGGCGTACAACAAGATCAGCCGGGCGGTCGACGACGGAGCCGACGAGTTCGTCGCCGCGAGCGCGGGCAACCACGCACAGGGCGTCGCTCTCGCGGCGACGAACTGCGGCGCGGACTCGACGATCGTGATGCCGACCCACGCCCCGCAGGCGAAGATCGACGCGACGCGGAGCTACGGCGCGACGGTCGAATTGGTCGGGCAGGACTTCCAGGAGGCGATGACGTACGCCCAGGAGTACGCCGCCGACAACGACGTCGAGTTCGTCCACGCGTACGACGATCCGCTCATCGTTGCCGGACAGGGGACGCTCGGTATCGAGATCCACGAGGACTGCCCCGATGTCGACACCGTCGTCGTCCCCATCGGTGGCGGGGGACTCATCAGCGGCGTCGCCACCGCTCTCGAACGCCTCTCTCCCGAGACGCGCGTCGTCGGCGTCCAGGCCGAGGGGGCCGCGACCGTCCACGAGAGTCTCGACAAGGGAATCCCGGTCACGCTCGACGAAGTCGATACCATCGCCGACGGGATCGCGACCGGCGGGATCTCCGACTTGACACTGGGACTCATCGAGGACCACGTCGACGTGGTCGTCACCGTCTCCGACGCGGAGATCGCTAACGCGCTCCTGCTGTTGCTCGAGCGCGCGAAACAGGTCGTCGAGGGCGCGGCCGCCGCGTCGGTCGCGGCCGTCCTGAGCGACCAATTGGACGTCAGCGGTGAGACCGTCATGCCCGTCCTCGGCGGCGGGAACCTGGACATGACGATGCTGCAGACGATCCTCATCCACGCGCTCACGGAGCGGGGACAGATCCTGCGGCTTCGCGTCCGAATCGACGACATGCCCGGAAAGATGGACGTCATCTCGGGAGTCATCGCCGACCACGGAGCGAACATCCAGACGGTTCGGCACGACCGCGCGGTCGAGGACCTCACCGTCGGCGAAGCGTACCTGGTGTTTCAGATCGAGACCAGCGGTGCCGAACACGCTGCGACGATCATCGATGCAATCGAAGAGGAAGGGTACGTCGTCGAGGACATCAACCGCAAATAA
- a CDS encoding Rid family detoxifying hydrolase: protein MMRTVSTDDAPAAVGAYSQATRTDDVLITAGQLPLTADGDLLDDESVGDQTRQCLENVAAILEAEGLSMDDVLKTTVFLDDIDDFEEFNEVYSEFFSEEPPARSAVEVGRVPKGAAIEIEATAAVE from the coding sequence GTGATGCGAACCGTTAGCACCGACGACGCACCGGCAGCCGTTGGCGCGTACAGTCAGGCGACCAGAACCGACGACGTCCTCATCACCGCTGGCCAGCTCCCGCTGACCGCGGACGGCGACCTGCTGGACGACGAATCGGTCGGCGACCAGACGAGACAGTGCCTGGAAAACGTCGCGGCGATCCTCGAGGCGGAAGGCCTGTCGATGGACGACGTCCTCAAGACGACGGTCTTCCTCGACGACATCGACGACTTCGAGGAGTTCAACGAGGTCTACAGCGAGTTCTTCAGCGAGGAGCCGCCCGCTCGGAGCGCGGTCGAAGTCGGCCGCGTCCCGAAGGGTGCGGCGATCGAGATCGAAGCGACCGCGGCTGTCGAATAG
- a CDS encoding BCCT family transporter, with amino-acid sequence MAQSDQKGPFGQFVDELDTPVFAVGFVAAVVAVLAFLVSPDTTTGYMTGVNDFLWTVAGWWYLVAMFLLVAFVGFLIFGPWGNIKLGAPDEKPEFSFPAYFAMLYSAGIAAGIVFWGPAEAIFHYDAVSPFVGAEAQSSGAAVSAIQYTFFHWGLSAWTAYVVMALPIAYFAYRYDAPMRISTVIAPWVGFDNLDSPIAKVIDILAVFATIGGVATTLGLVGSQFLVGVEWMTGVNVGDFGTVIVITGLTVAFTISVALGIKKGIRRLSYFNMVLFGVVTVATFVLGPTAYIMSVGTEALGAYANQFVTMSFYTGAETTMGGGVAEWVGSWTVFYWAWWFSWTPFVGLFIARISRGRTVRQVAVTGVIASTGITIPWFATMGGTAIFLQENGRADILSVINELGEAGSGYPLFEALPLGGLLTVLFLVLVTTFLVTSADSSTLALGMLTTGGAESPSTINRVIWGFLIGALASLLMVTGGVDALQQAAIITGGPFSIIAILAVVAMIVSFGDRRPLFLREEDDVSLPNPELKPTEQEGADPSDD; translated from the coding sequence ATGGCACAATCAGATCAGAAGGGGCCGTTCGGACAGTTCGTTGACGAGCTTGATACGCCGGTGTTCGCGGTCGGCTTCGTCGCCGCGGTAGTCGCGGTGCTCGCGTTCCTCGTCAGTCCGGATACCACGACGGGGTACATGACCGGCGTGAACGACTTCCTGTGGACTGTGGCGGGCTGGTGGTACCTGGTCGCGATGTTCCTGCTCGTCGCTTTCGTTGGGTTCCTGATATTCGGTCCCTGGGGGAACATCAAGCTCGGCGCCCCGGACGAGAAGCCGGAGTTCTCGTTCCCCGCGTACTTCGCGATGCTGTATTCCGCCGGGATCGCCGCCGGGATCGTGTTCTGGGGACCGGCTGAGGCGATCTTCCATTACGACGCCGTCTCGCCGTTCGTCGGCGCGGAGGCCCAGTCGTCGGGAGCGGCCGTCAGCGCGATCCAGTACACGTTCTTCCACTGGGGACTCTCCGCATGGACCGCCTACGTCGTTATGGCGCTGCCGATCGCGTACTTCGCGTACAGATACGATGCACCGATGCGTATTTCGACAGTGATCGCTCCGTGGGTCGGGTTCGACAACCTTGATAGTCCGATCGCGAAAGTCATCGACATTCTCGCGGTGTTCGCGACGATTGGCGGCGTCGCAACGACGCTGGGGCTGGTCGGGAGCCAGTTCCTCGTCGGCGTCGAGTGGATGACCGGCGTGAACGTCGGCGACTTCGGAACGGTGATCGTGATCACCGGCCTAACCGTCGCGTTCACGATTTCGGTCGCACTCGGCATCAAGAAGGGCATCCGTCGGCTTTCGTACTTCAACATGGTCCTATTCGGCGTGGTGACCGTCGCGACGTTCGTCCTCGGCCCGACGGCGTACATCATGTCGGTCGGGACCGAAGCGCTCGGCGCGTACGCGAACCAGTTCGTCACGATGAGCTTCTACACCGGCGCCGAGACTACCATGGGCGGCGGCGTCGCCGAGTGGGTCGGCAGCTGGACCGTCTTCTACTGGGCATGGTGGTTCTCCTGGACGCCGTTCGTCGGCCTGTTCATCGCCCGCATCTCCCGCGGCCGGACGGTTAGACAGGTCGCTGTCACGGGCGTGATCGCCTCGACCGGCATCACGATTCCCTGGTTCGCGACGATGGGCGGCACCGCCATCTTCCTTCAGGAGAACGGCCGAGCCGACATTCTCTCCGTCATCAATGAACTCGGCGAGGCCGGGTCCGGCTACCCGCTGTTCGAGGCGCTTCCGCTCGGGGGCCTGCTGACGGTGCTGTTCCTCGTCCTCGTGACGACGTTCCTCGTCACGTCAGCCGACTCCTCGACGCTGGCGCTGGGCATGTTGACAACCGGCGGCGCCGAGAGCCCGTCGACGATCAACCGCGTCATTTGGGGTTTCCTCATCGGCGCGCTCGCGTCGCTACTGATGGTCACCGGCGGCGTCGACGCGCTCCAGCAGGCCGCGATCATCACCGGCGGTCCGTTCTCGATCATCGCCATCCTGGCCGTCGTCGCGATGATCGTCTCCTTCGGCGATCGCCGGCCGCTGTTCCTCCGCGAGGAGGACGATGTCTCTCTCCCGAACCCCGAACTCAAGCCGACCGAGCAGGAGGGCGCTGATCCATCCGACGACTGA
- a CDS encoding GcvT family protein yields the protein MSTDSLPSRAKTVIIGAGAVGCSIAYHLTELGADDVVVVDQGPLPVTGGSSTHAPGIMFQTSPSKIQTKTAHYTSRLLKDAGVYTEVGGIELARSEERMDFLQRRVEWATSYGLPEPELLEPEEVTERLPLVDEDEILGGYYSPTDGRVDGTDALQWYIETSSARFFGDTEVTDIEASGGEIQAVVTDNGRIECDRCVLATNNWAYQTGQMAGLDLPIAPVEHQYVVTEPLAELDDGSSDVIGDATIGLEVPGDSQITESMAQPPDRPVGRDQDNSLYFRTHGDGYGLGSYNHEPLVVDPDEMGTNDEDSQASVHTFTEKHWTKATHPNREKSPQQAFDELLPATEDKDFRITENGIFVYTPDGMPVLGETAAVDGLWTGLAIWWTHSGGYGKILAEWMENGVPRLPSGPVDTSGIHVNRFEPHAGSKDYFTDRGGKRYEQVYSIVEPRWQPDDRRGLRVSPFYDHQRDLEAEFYQSGGWETPQWYESNADLVEKYEEQIPERDGWQGINRSPIEGAEHLHTRENVSMFDMTTFSSIMVEGEDAGDFLQRICSNDMEIDTGRVRYSTILNEGGTILADITVARIGDGEYMVTTGGGNSPGIHGSWIEDHAPDTVSVTVEESAKCTVGLWGPKSRLLLQRVTDTDVSNDEFPYFSCKRLYVGDIPVIALRVSYVGELGWELWAPSEYGRKLWTTLWEAGQDLDVRPMGGGALESMRLEKGFRLWGTDIDTDVNPLEAGLPFAVDLDTEFIGREALVEAKEAGIDTEVACLTLDDSTDAMLSGRPVFADGEAVGYVQAGDYGYSVGESIAYTYLPSEYADAGTSVQIECEGETYDATVRDEPLFDPGRDKIIR from the coding sequence ATGAGTACAGATAGCTTGCCATCGAGAGCGAAGACGGTGATCATCGGCGCCGGGGCCGTCGGGTGTAGTATCGCCTACCACCTGACGGAACTCGGTGCAGATGACGTGGTCGTTGTCGATCAGGGACCGCTTCCGGTGACCGGCGGTTCGTCGACGCACGCGCCGGGAATCATGTTCCAGACGTCGCCGTCGAAGATCCAGACCAAGACGGCCCACTACACGAGCCGACTGCTAAAGGACGCGGGCGTCTACACCGAGGTCGGCGGTATCGAACTCGCCCGCTCCGAGGAACGGATGGACTTCCTCCAGCGACGCGTCGAGTGGGCCACCTCGTACGGGCTGCCGGAGCCGGAACTCCTCGAGCCCGAGGAGGTCACGGAGCGTCTCCCGCTCGTCGACGAGGACGAGATCCTCGGCGGGTACTACTCGCCGACCGACGGTCGGGTCGATGGAACCGACGCGTTGCAGTGGTACATCGAGACGTCGTCGGCGCGGTTCTTCGGCGACACCGAGGTGACGGACATCGAGGCCAGCGGCGGCGAGATCCAGGCGGTCGTCACCGACAACGGCCGTATCGAGTGCGACCGGTGCGTCCTCGCGACGAACAACTGGGCGTACCAGACCGGTCAGATGGCGGGCCTCGACCTGCCGATCGCTCCCGTCGAGCACCAGTACGTGGTCACGGAGCCGCTCGCGGAACTCGACGACGGTTCCAGCGACGTGATCGGCGACGCCACCATCGGCCTCGAGGTCCCCGGCGATAGCCAGATTACGGAGTCCATGGCCCAGCCGCCGGATCGGCCGGTCGGTCGGGACCAGGACAACTCGTTGTACTTCCGCACTCACGGCGACGGCTACGGTCTCGGCTCGTACAACCACGAGCCGCTGGTCGTCGACCCGGACGAGATGGGGACAAACGACGAGGACAGCCAGGCGTCGGTCCACACCTTCACCGAGAAGCACTGGACGAAGGCGACGCACCCGAATCGCGAGAAGTCGCCCCAGCAGGCGTTCGACGAACTGCTGCCCGCGACCGAGGACAAAGACTTCCGCATCACGGAGAACGGGATCTTCGTCTACACGCCCGACGGGATGCCGGTTCTCGGCGAGACGGCGGCGGTCGACGGGCTCTGGACCGGGTTGGCGATCTGGTGGACCCACTCCGGCGGCTACGGGAAGATCCTCGCCGAGTGGATGGAGAACGGCGTCCCGCGACTCCCGTCCGGACCCGTCGACACGAGCGGCATCCACGTCAATCGGTTCGAGCCCCACGCCGGGAGCAAGGACTACTTCACGGATCGCGGTGGAAAGCGCTACGAGCAGGTGTACAGCATCGTCGAACCGCGGTGGCAACCCGACGACCGCCGCGGACTGCGCGTGAGTCCGTTCTACGACCACCAGCGGGACCTCGAGGCCGAGTTCTACCAGAGCGGCGGCTGGGAGACGCCCCAGTGGTACGAGTCTAACGCGGACCTCGTCGAGAAGTACGAGGAGCAGATCCCCGAACGGGACGGCTGGCAGGGGATCAACCGCTCTCCCATCGAGGGAGCCGAGCACCTCCACACCCGCGAGAACGTCTCGATGTTCGATATGACGACGTTCAGTTCGATCATGGTCGAAGGCGAGGACGCCGGCGACTTTCTCCAGCGTATCTGTAGCAACGACATGGAGATCGATACAGGTCGGGTCCGCTACTCGACGATACTGAACGAGGGCGGAACCATTCTCGCCGACATCACCGTCGCCCGGATAGGCGACGGCGAGTACATGGTGACTACCGGCGGCGGCAACTCGCCGGGTATCCACGGCTCCTGGATCGAGGACCACGCGCCCGACACCGTCTCCGTGACGGTCGAGGAATCCGCGAAGTGCACCGTCGGACTGTGGGGGCCGAAGTCTCGGCTGCTGCTCCAGCGAGTCACCGATACCGACGTCTCTAACGACGAGTTCCCGTACTTCAGTTGCAAGCGGCTCTACGTCGGTGACATCCCCGTGATCGCGCTACGGGTCTCGTACGTCGGCGAACTTGGCTGGGAGCTGTGGGCCCCCTCCGAGTACGGACGGAAGCTCTGGACCACACTCTGGGAGGCCGGGCAGGACTTAGACGTCAGGCCCATGGGCGGTGGCGCCCTCGAGTCGATGCGCCTCGAGAAAGGGTTCCGCCTGTGGGGGACTGACATCGACACGGACGTCAACCCGCTCGAGGCCGGCCTTCCCTTCGCCGTCGACCTCGACACCGAGTTCATCGGGAGAGAGGCGCTCGTTGAGGCCAAAGAGGCGGGCATCGACACCGAGGTCGCCTGCCTGACACTAGACGATTCGACGGACGCGATGCTGAGCGGCCGGCCGGTGTTCGCTGACGGCGAGGCCGTCGGCTACGTTCAGGCCGGCGACTACGGCTACAGCGTCGGCGAATCGATCGCCTACACCTACTTGCCCAGCGAGTACGCCGACGCCGGGACGTCGGTGCAGATCGAGTGCGAAGGGGAGACCTATGACGCGACGGTCCGCGACGAGCCGCTGTTCGATCCCGGCCGCGACAAGATCATCCGGTAG
- a CDS encoding alanyl-tRNA editing protein codes for MASESRDNRAPGEPYVTEFEATVRSVDETDVRLEETYFYAEGGGQPADRGTLDEIDVVDVQTRDGETVHTLATMPDFEAGDDVIGSIDNEFRTYCMRAHTASHVLYGAARELFDDHGYGGFDIDAEKGRIDFEIDRDPDEVNALTLQRMVNEVVWESRDVSWREMDAAQARDRDKIVFNETGAAETTETVRVVEIDGWDVAACGGTHVENTVEIGAVEILEVSNPGSGLVRVEYAVGPAAVRARLEEMRAATRAARTLETSVEGLPERAASIVEEDTALEAEVDALRDRLLENRLESLGDDTVSKGGEEWVVGELDIDGIGPNDVSERVRSLAGDIGDVIALTGVNGSAFVVVGTTGETDASELVDDVTATFGGGGGGGPTFAQGGGLEDEPTAVVDYLRTEA; via the coding sequence ATGGCTTCCGAATCGAGAGACAATCGCGCACCGGGCGAGCCGTACGTGACGGAGTTCGAGGCGACGGTGCGGTCCGTCGACGAGACCGATGTTCGGCTTGAGGAGACGTACTTCTACGCCGAAGGTGGTGGCCAACCGGCCGATCGCGGGACGTTGGACGAGATCGACGTCGTCGACGTACAGACGCGCGACGGCGAGACCGTTCACACACTGGCGACGATGCCCGACTTCGAGGCGGGCGACGACGTGATCGGCTCGATCGACAACGAGTTCCGGACCTACTGTATGCGGGCGCACACCGCCAGTCACGTGCTGTATGGCGCCGCTCGCGAACTGTTCGACGACCACGGCTACGGCGGGTTCGACATCGACGCGGAGAAGGGCCGTATCGACTTCGAGATCGACCGCGACCCGGACGAGGTGAACGCGCTCACCCTCCAGCGGATGGTCAACGAGGTCGTCTGGGAGTCGAGAGACGTCTCTTGGCGGGAGATGGACGCGGCTCAGGCCCGAGATCGCGACAAAATCGTCTTCAACGAGACCGGCGCGGCCGAGACGACCGAGACCGTCCGCGTCGTCGAGATCGACGGCTGGGACGTTGCTGCCTGCGGCGGAACACACGTCGAAAACACCGTCGAGATTGGGGCCGTAGAGATCCTCGAGGTGTCGAATCCGGGATCGGGTCTCGTGCGCGTCGAGTACGCGGTCGGCCCGGCCGCCGTTCGCGCACGGCTCGAGGAGATGCGGGCCGCGACCCGAGCCGCCCGAACGCTGGAGACGAGCGTCGAGGGACTCCCGGAGCGAGCGGCCAGCATCGTCGAAGAGGACACAGCCCTCGAGGCGGAGGTCGACGCCCTGCGCGATCGCCTTCTCGAGAACCGCCTCGAGTCGCTGGGCGACGACACCGTCTCGAAGGGCGGCGAGGAGTGGGTGGTCGGCGAACTCGATATCGACGGTATCGGCCCCAACGACGTGTCGGAGCGCGTGCGCTCGCTCGCGGGCGATATCGGCGACGTGATCGCGCTGACTGGCGTGAACGGAAGCGCGTTCGTGGTCGTCGGCACGACCGGTGAGACGGATGCCAGCGAACTCGTCGACGACGTCACGGCGACGTTCGGCGGCGGTGGCGGTGGCGGACCGACGTTCGCACAGGGCGGCGGTCTCGAAGACGAGCCGACCGCCGTCGTCGATTACCTCCGAACGGAGGCCTGA
- a CDS encoding formyltetrahydrofolate deformylase encodes MTRERTEITIVGDDNSEIIADVTSLLFERDVDIVDLDQAVRDGTFRMTMQVDASEMPVSQERLRTDLDALGDEFGVDVQVRFPSSCEDQSIAVLVTKESHCLEALLERWANDELGADIGVVIGNHGTLRPLAEEYDVPFHDVGDENGTPDENELVDLLAEYETDLIALARYIRILSPEVVFRYEDRIINVHPSLLPAFPGAAAYRQALEEGVRIAGVTAHYVTTDLDQGPIIAQRAFNVPADATEADLKDRGQPLEADALVEAIQLHLEDEIAVEGGQTRVVDPNATDAQLGAPTELDRVNPSEPVDSREELSAEDGDTTAVADD; translated from the coding sequence ATGACTCGTGAGCGGACCGAGATCACGATCGTCGGCGACGACAACTCGGAGATAATCGCCGACGTGACGTCGCTGCTGTTCGAACGCGACGTGGACATCGTCGACCTGGATCAGGCCGTTCGGGACGGCACGTTTCGGATGACCATGCAAGTCGACGCGTCCGAGATGCCAGTCTCGCAGGAACGACTCCGGACGGACCTCGACGCGCTCGGCGACGAGTTCGGCGTCGATGTCCAAGTTCGATTCCCGTCCAGTTGCGAGGATCAGTCCATCGCCGTGCTCGTCACCAAGGAGAGCCACTGCCTGGAGGCCCTCCTCGAGCGCTGGGCGAACGACGAACTCGGCGCCGACATCGGGGTCGTCATCGGAAATCACGGCACGCTCCGCCCACTCGCGGAGGAGTACGACGTCCCCTTCCACGACGTCGGTGACGAGAACGGAACGCCGGACGAGAACGAGCTCGTCGACCTCCTCGCGGAGTACGAGACCGATCTCATCGCGCTGGCCCGCTACATTCGGATCCTCTCACCGGAGGTCGTCTTCCGGTACGAAGACCGCATCATCAACGTCCACCCCTCGCTGCTGCCGGCGTTCCCCGGGGCAGCCGCCTACCGGCAGGCCCTCGAAGAGGGCGTCCGGATTGCCGGCGTCACTGCTCACTACGTGACCACGGACCTCGATCAGGGACCGATCATCGCCCAACGGGCGTTCAACGTCCCCGCTGACGCGACCGAAGCGGACCTCAAGGACCGCGGCCAGCCGCTCGAGGCGGACGCTCTCGTGGAGGCGATTCAGTTGCACCTCGAGGACGAGATCGCGGTCGAGGGCGGACAGACGAGAGTCGTCGATCCGAACGCGACCGACGCCCAGCTCGGTGCCCCGACGGAACTGGATCGGGTGAATCCCAGCGAGCCGGTCGACAGCCGCGAGGAACTCTCCGCTGAAGACGGTGACACAACGGCCGTCGCCGACGACTGA